A genomic window from Luteolibacter sp. LG18 includes:
- a CDS encoding ABC transporter permease has protein sequence MNPMPTVATIEKPSPARAGMLTSIRRSLGQELGLLLVVLLIGTVLGIHGWNEAAPGRPNTFLNADNLIDGIATPMSYYAIMAVGLTLVIITGGIDISVGSVMALSALGTAAVLQRLPADAPAIQVLPLAVCVPLGIGLLCGLINGGLIVGLSLHPFIVTLGTMSIFRGLANVLPAEKTLPAAGKRLPQAFTTDFMRIEVGGLQPMPLVIMLVCIVAGAFYLRMLVAGRETYAIGGNEEAARFSGLRVGWIKLRTYALAGLCAGIAGMVSVGRFGTASTSTGTGYELTVIAAAVVGGASLLGGRGTALGALLGTLVIALIENGIIILRLAQEYRLVIIGLAIIVAVSLDRLGSHLRARRASAKH, from the coding sequence ATGAATCCCATGCCAACCGTGGCCACCATTGAAAAACCCTCGCCCGCACGCGCGGGCATGTTGACATCCATCAGGCGCTCGCTCGGCCAGGAGCTGGGGCTGCTGCTGGTCGTGCTGTTGATCGGCACGGTCCTCGGCATCCACGGCTGGAACGAGGCCGCGCCGGGGCGCCCGAACACCTTCCTCAACGCGGACAACCTCATCGATGGCATCGCCACGCCGATGTCCTACTATGCGATCATGGCCGTGGGCCTCACGCTGGTGATCATCACCGGCGGGATCGACATCTCGGTGGGTTCGGTGATGGCGCTTTCCGCGCTCGGCACGGCGGCGGTGCTCCAGAGGCTGCCCGCGGACGCGCCCGCGATCCAGGTGCTGCCGCTGGCGGTGTGCGTGCCGCTCGGGATCGGCCTGCTTTGCGGGTTGATCAACGGCGGGCTGATCGTCGGACTCTCGCTGCATCCCTTCATTGTCACACTCGGCACGATGAGCATCTTCCGCGGACTGGCGAACGTGTTGCCCGCGGAGAAGACCCTGCCGGCCGCGGGCAAGCGGTTGCCGCAGGCGTTCACGACGGACTTCATGCGCATCGAGGTCGGCGGTCTCCAGCCGATGCCGCTGGTGATCATGCTGGTCTGCATCGTGGCGGGCGCGTTCTACCTGCGGATGCTGGTGGCGGGCCGCGAGACCTACGCGATCGGCGGCAACGAGGAGGCGGCGCGCTTCAGCGGCCTGCGCGTCGGCTGGATCAAGCTGCGGACCTACGCGCTGGCCGGGTTGTGCGCGGGCATCGCCGGGATGGTGTCGGTGGGTCGCTTCGGCACCGCTTCCACCAGTACCGGCACCGGCTACGAGCTGACCGTGATCGCGGCGGCGGTGGTCGGTGGCGCGAGTCTCCTGGGCGGGCGCGGCACGGCGCTTGGCGCGCTGCTGGGCACGCTGGTCATCGCGCTGATCGAGAACGGCATCATCATCCTGCGCCTGGCGCAGGAGTACCGCCTGGTGATCATCGGGCTGGCCATCATCGTGGCCGTCTCGCTCGACCGCCTCGGCTCCCACCTGCGCGCGCGCCGCGCCTCCGCCAAACACTGA
- a CDS encoding substrate-binding domain-containing protein, whose product MMNTKSLLACAIVAAGCLTFTGCTKKAATGEGGKRKVLIGFIGKSLTNDVFQAAQTGAKDAAREYSASHDVEVEIEIRTPNDEDATKQAEAIEALVRQGAQGIAISCSEANTVQPAIDKAVAKGVAVMCFDSDAPGSKRFAYYGTDDKSCGERTVDELAKAMGNKGSIAILGGNQSAPNLQNRVAGAKAALAKYPEMKLNEPGVFYHVETPEKAAEAVQSAQNANPGIQGWAFIGGWPLFTADALKWPAGSIKVASVDALPAQLGYLKSGHVEVLLAQDCYGWGTKSVGILLDKVLDNKSPADARVVDPLTKVTKENVDGFGKNWEKWLAK is encoded by the coding sequence ATGATGAACACCAAATCCCTTCTCGCCTGCGCGATCGTTGCCGCGGGCTGTCTCACCTTCACCGGCTGCACCAAGAAGGCCGCCACCGGCGAGGGCGGCAAACGCAAGGTCCTCATCGGCTTCATTGGCAAGAGCCTGACCAACGACGTCTTCCAGGCCGCGCAGACCGGAGCCAAGGACGCCGCCCGTGAATACTCCGCCAGCCACGACGTGGAGGTGGAGATCGAGATCCGCACGCCGAACGACGAGGACGCCACCAAGCAGGCCGAGGCGATCGAGGCGCTGGTCCGCCAGGGCGCGCAGGGCATCGCGATCTCCTGCTCCGAGGCGAACACCGTGCAGCCCGCGATCGACAAGGCGGTGGCCAAGGGCGTGGCGGTGATGTGCTTCGACTCCGATGCTCCCGGCAGCAAGCGCTTCGCCTACTACGGCACCGACGACAAGTCGTGTGGCGAGCGCACCGTGGACGAACTGGCGAAGGCGATGGGCAACAAGGGCAGCATCGCGATCCTCGGCGGCAACCAGAGCGCGCCGAATCTCCAGAACCGCGTGGCGGGTGCCAAGGCGGCGCTGGCGAAGTATCCGGAGATGAAGCTCAACGAGCCCGGCGTGTTCTACCACGTGGAAACGCCGGAGAAGGCGGCGGAGGCGGTGCAGTCCGCGCAGAACGCCAACCCGGGCATCCAGGGCTGGGCGTTCATCGGCGGTTGGCCGCTGTTCACCGCGGACGCGCTGAAGTGGCCCGCGGGTTCGATCAAGGTGGCGTCGGTCGACGCGCTGCCGGCGCAGCTCGGCTACCTGAAATCCGGCCACGTGGAGGTGCTGCTGGCTCAGGATTGCTACGGCTGGGGCACGAAGTCGGTGGGCATCCTGCTCGACAAGGTGCTGGACAACAAATCGCCCGCCGACGCGCGGGTGGTCGATCCGCTCACGAAGGTGACGAAGGAGAATGTCGATGGGTTCGGCAAGAACTGGGAGAAGTGGCTCGCCAAGTGA
- a CDS encoding sugar ABC transporter ATP-binding protein: MNDSGFIRFDGITKVFGGVTALKDVSLAIGRGECHGLMGENGAGKSTLGKVLAGIHRPDGGGLEIDGTAHAFSSPRDAQAAGVAMVHQELAFCPDLSVAENLCMGRYPRRRGMLDRAAMAREAARLLGDIGIELDVWQPMRSLSTAQEQLVQIAAAVGTNPRIIVFDEPTSSLAEPDAQNLFRLIESLKDRGITTIYVSHRMPELFRLCDRISVLRDGQYVGTLAKAEMTHDAVVSMMIGRSVQDYLPAHGDRRVGEVVLSVRDLSSPGKFRGVSFDVRAGEIVGFAGLVGAGRSEIAQAIFGLDPRATGTVTIGGETLKLGSIRASLAAGVGLVPEDRKRQGCVLGMSCRSNIGMAILDRLRRFGVLDHAGEKQVAEEYFAKLRVKAASLDAPVNSLSGGNQQKVVLAKWLARGGKFLIVDEPTRGVDVGAKAAIHALVDDLAQQGLAVMLVSSELPELLNLSTRVLVMREGDLVGELPHETATQDAVLRLMAGVAA; this comes from the coding sequence ATGAACGACTCCGGCTTCATCCGTTTCGACGGCATCACCAAGGTCTTCGGCGGGGTTACCGCGCTGAAGGACGTCTCCCTCGCGATCGGCCGCGGCGAGTGCCACGGCCTGATGGGGGAGAACGGCGCGGGCAAGTCCACGCTGGGCAAGGTGCTGGCGGGCATCCACCGGCCGGACGGCGGCGGGCTGGAGATCGACGGCACCGCCCATGCCTTCTCCTCGCCGCGCGACGCGCAGGCGGCGGGGGTGGCGATGGTCCACCAGGAGCTGGCGTTCTGCCCGGACCTGAGCGTGGCGGAGAACCTGTGCATGGGCCGCTACCCGCGCCGCCGGGGGATGCTGGACCGGGCGGCGATGGCGCGGGAGGCCGCGCGGCTGCTCGGCGACATCGGCATCGAGCTGGACGTGTGGCAGCCGATGCGCAGCCTTTCCACCGCGCAGGAGCAACTGGTGCAGATCGCCGCGGCGGTGGGCACGAACCCGCGGATCATCGTCTTCGACGAGCCGACCAGCTCGCTGGCGGAGCCGGACGCGCAGAACCTCTTCCGGCTGATCGAAAGCCTCAAGGACCGCGGGATCACGACGATCTACGTTTCCCACCGGATGCCGGAACTGTTCCGCCTCTGCGACCGCATCAGCGTGCTACGGGACGGACAGTATGTGGGGACGCTGGCGAAGGCCGAGATGACGCACGACGCGGTGGTCTCAATGATGATCGGGCGCAGCGTGCAGGACTACCTTCCCGCCCACGGCGACCGCCGGGTGGGGGAGGTGGTGCTGAGCGTGCGCGACCTGAGCTCGCCGGGGAAATTCCGCGGCGTGTCGTTCGACGTGCGGGCCGGTGAGATCGTCGGCTTCGCCGGGCTGGTGGGCGCGGGCCGCAGCGAGATCGCGCAAGCGATCTTCGGGCTCGATCCACGCGCGACCGGCACGGTGACGATCGGCGGCGAGACGCTGAAGCTCGGCTCGATCCGGGCCTCGCTCGCGGCCGGGGTGGGGCTGGTGCCGGAGGACCGGAAGCGCCAGGGCTGCGTGCTGGGGATGTCGTGCCGCTCGAACATCGGCATGGCCATCCTCGACCGGTTGCGGCGTTTCGGGGTGCTCGACCACGCGGGCGAGAAGCAAGTGGCGGAGGAGTATTTCGCGAAGCTGCGGGTGAAGGCGGCGTCGCTGGACGCGCCGGTGAACTCGCTGAGCGGGGGCAACCAGCAGAAGGTGGTGCTGGCGAAGTGGCTGGCCCGCGGTGGGAAGTTCCTGATCGTGGACGAGCCGACGCGCGGGGTGGATGTCGGCGCGAAGGCGGCGATCCACGCGCTGGTGGACGACCTGGCGCAGCAGGGGCTGGCGGTGATGCTGGTGTCCTCGGAGTTGCCGGAGCTGCTGAACCTTTCGACGCGGGTGCTGGTGATGCGGGAGGGCGACCTGGTGGGCGAGCTGCCGCATGAGACGGCGACGCAGGATGCGGTGCTGCGCCTGATGGCGGGGGTGGCGGCGTAG
- a CDS encoding glycoside hydrolase family 43 protein, protein MTSQRSASSLPIQNPVLKGFNPDPSILRVGDDYYLATSTFEWFPGVQIHHSRDLRNWRLLTRVLDRPGQLDMTGNPDSGGIWAPCLTHSDGLFHLIYTDVKYWKREPYKVAYNYLVTAPDITGPWSDPVFLNSSGFDPSLFHDDDGRKWLLNMLWDHRKQNNRFAGILLQEYCPRTRKLIGPIKNIFTGTDRKLVEGPHLYKRDGYYYLLTAEGGTEYAHAATLARSRTIEGPYELLPGKHLLSSWGHPEITLQKAGHGSLVETQHGEWYLAHLCGRPIDGRHCTLGRETALQKCEWHDDGWLRLAHGGILPLVETAAPLGLPPAPFEDEPWDGRFDSPVLDLHFQSLRRPITEDWLSLGDRSGYLRLKGGEPTVSTFRQSLIARRVQSFDIRVETSVEFQPESFQQMAGLIAYYDTENHYYLRLSHDEQLGRTLNIIATDAAESRELLEHDIPVPAHGGIDMRLTLKGAALQFEYAVADGDWQPIGPVLNGAILSDDHSHLGFTGAFVGLCCQDLTGRGLHADFPHFLYLEQDAIKPPSASASAFALDHATAPAL, encoded by the coding sequence ATGACCTCCCAGCGTTCCGCCTCCTCGTTGCCGATCCAGAATCCGGTTCTCAAGGGATTCAATCCCGACCCGTCGATCCTCCGCGTCGGCGATGACTACTACCTCGCCACCTCCACCTTCGAGTGGTTCCCCGGCGTCCAGATCCATCACTCCCGCGACCTGCGGAACTGGCGGCTGCTCACCCGCGTGCTCGATCGCCCCGGCCAGCTCGATATGACCGGGAATCCCGACTCCGGCGGCATCTGGGCTCCCTGCCTCACCCACTCGGACGGCCTCTTCCACCTCATCTACACCGACGTCAAATACTGGAAGCGCGAGCCCTACAAGGTCGCCTACAACTACCTCGTCACCGCCCCGGACATCACCGGCCCGTGGTCCGATCCGGTGTTCCTGAACAGCAGCGGCTTCGACCCCTCCCTCTTCCACGATGACGACGGCCGCAAGTGGCTGCTCAACATGCTGTGGGACCACCGCAAGCAGAACAACCGCTTCGCCGGCATCCTGCTCCAGGAATACTGCCCGCGCACCCGCAAGTTGATCGGCCCCATCAAAAACATCTTCACCGGCACCGATCGGAAACTCGTGGAAGGTCCCCACCTCTACAAGCGGGACGGCTACTACTACCTCCTCACCGCCGAGGGCGGCACCGAGTACGCCCACGCCGCCACCCTCGCCCGCTCCCGCACCATCGAGGGGCCCTATGAACTCCTGCCCGGGAAGCACCTCCTCAGCTCCTGGGGCCATCCCGAGATCACGCTTCAAAAGGCCGGCCACGGCTCGCTGGTCGAAACCCAGCACGGCGAGTGGTACCTCGCCCACCTCTGCGGCCGCCCCATCGATGGCCGGCACTGCACGCTCGGCCGCGAAACCGCCCTCCAGAAATGCGAGTGGCACGACGATGGCTGGCTGCGCCTCGCCCACGGCGGCATCCTCCCCCTCGTGGAAACCGCCGCCCCCCTCGGCCTCCCGCCCGCCCCCTTCGAGGACGAGCCATGGGATGGCCGCTTCGATTCCCCGGTGCTCGATCTCCATTTCCAAAGCCTCCGCCGCCCGATCACGGAGGACTGGCTGAGTCTCGGCGACCGCTCCGGCTACCTGCGGCTGAAAGGCGGCGAACCCACCGTCAGCACCTTCCGCCAGAGCCTCATCGCCCGCCGCGTGCAGTCCTTCGACATTCGCGTCGAAACTTCGGTCGAGTTCCAGCCGGAGAGCTTCCAGCAGATGGCCGGCCTCATCGCCTACTACGATACCGAGAACCACTACTACCTCCGCCTCAGCCACGATGAACAGCTCGGCCGCACGCTCAACATCATCGCCACCGATGCCGCGGAAAGCCGCGAGCTCCTCGAGCATGACATCCCCGTCCCTGCCCATGGCGGGATCGACATGCGCCTGACCCTGAAGGGCGCGGCCCTGCAATTCGAATACGCCGTCGCCGACGGGGACTGGCAACCCATCGGCCCCGTCCTCAATGGCGCGATCCTCTCGGACGATCACTCCCACCTCGGCTTCACCGGTGCCTTCGTCGGCCTCTGCTGCCAGGACCTCACCGGCCGGGGACTGCACGCCGACTTCCCCCACTTCCTCTACCTCGAGCAGGACGCCATCAAGCCCCCCTCCGCCTCCGCCTCCGCCTTCGCCCTCGACCACGCCACCGCCCCCGCTCTCTAA
- a CDS encoding rhamnogalacturonan lyase B N-terminal domain-containing protein — protein sequence MKTQSNPIDLHRPGRAFRLPWLAALWGGFLGSATMAFGAFGVTTTSTYYTVDSGAGLVFRVVRANGGIDSIKLDGTELNNTTKASVIASGLGSTGTTTSVWSDANTVMVTAATDASNGVVAGMTHYYIVRKNENTIYMATHSLNEPGVGEQRWVTRLQSALFTGTPVESTVRDSTGAIESTDVFGMADGTTRSKYYGNQRAKDLLLRGVTGTGRGLFVAYGNRESACGGPFFRDIQNQSGSDTEVYNYMNSGHNQTEAWRTGVLHGPYALMFTDGSTPAVPDMGFIANLGLTGYVPASGRGAVSIPAITGRDASHAYTVGFANAPAQYWFDADPTSGAVNCTGMKPGSYTLTVYKNELSVYSATVGVTAGQTTALSAIALTGDPSRTVPLWRIGNWDGTPLEFLNGGNLTWMHPSDVRQASWTPGTYTVGTSTAATGFPACQWKDVNGTMNVSFNLTAAQLNACTVRIGITASYGGARPQIRMNTWSSAIPSPSSQPDSRSLTIGTYRGNNTLYTYAVPASALVAGTNTLTIWAVSGSGGTGYLSPGYAVDCVDVYPTSPGTVLDVPAIPGNAVALGLSGPGGVFLHWGAVAGAAMYEIRRASSAQGPWSVVAGGLTSTSWTDTDVAAGGGYLYRISAVNTSGTGIAAALAIDPSDRGTLFAASVARVPQGFTLTWPSATGVTFEIRRATTLDGPWAVIGSVTGTGSFTDTAPPAARAFYRVALVP from the coding sequence TTGAAAACCCAGTCCAATCCGATCGACCTCCACCGGCCCGGACGTGCCTTCCGGCTGCCGTGGCTGGCCGCGCTGTGGGGCGGGTTCCTCGGGTCCGCGACGATGGCCTTCGGTGCCTTCGGGGTGACGACGACCAGCACCTACTACACGGTGGACAGCGGGGCGGGGCTGGTGTTCCGCGTGGTGAGGGCGAATGGCGGGATCGACTCGATCAAGCTGGACGGGACCGAACTGAACAACACCACGAAGGCCTCGGTGATCGCGTCCGGCCTGGGCTCCACGGGGACGACCACGAGCGTGTGGTCCGATGCGAACACGGTGATGGTGACGGCGGCGACGGATGCGAGCAACGGGGTGGTGGCGGGGATGACGCACTACTACATCGTCCGTAAGAACGAGAACACGATCTACATGGCCACCCATTCGCTGAACGAACCGGGGGTGGGCGAGCAGCGGTGGGTCACGCGGTTGCAGAGCGCGCTGTTCACCGGCACGCCGGTGGAATCGACCGTGCGGGACAGCACGGGGGCGATCGAGTCCACCGACGTTTTCGGAATGGCGGATGGCACCACGCGCAGCAAGTACTACGGGAACCAGCGGGCGAAGGACCTGCTGCTGCGCGGCGTGACGGGCACCGGGCGCGGCTTGTTCGTGGCCTATGGCAACCGTGAGAGTGCCTGCGGCGGCCCGTTTTTCCGGGACATCCAGAACCAGAGTGGATCGGACACCGAGGTCTACAACTACATGAACTCGGGGCACAACCAGACGGAAGCCTGGCGCACCGGGGTGCTGCATGGTCCCTATGCGCTGATGTTCACGGATGGCTCGACGCCCGCGGTGCCGGACATGGGCTTCATCGCGAACCTGGGGCTGACCGGCTACGTGCCCGCCAGCGGTCGAGGTGCCGTGAGCATTCCGGCGATCACCGGCCGGGATGCGAGCCACGCCTACACGGTGGGTTTCGCGAACGCGCCGGCGCAGTATTGGTTCGATGCCGATCCCACGAGCGGCGCGGTGAACTGCACGGGCATGAAGCCGGGCAGCTACACGCTCACCGTTTATAAGAACGAGCTGTCCGTTTACTCGGCCACGGTCGGTGTGACGGCGGGGCAGACGACGGCGCTGTCCGCCATCGCGCTGACCGGCGATCCCTCGCGCACGGTGCCGCTGTGGCGGATCGGGAACTGGGATGGAACGCCGCTGGAGTTTCTCAACGGCGGGAACCTCACGTGGATGCATCCCTCGGATGTCCGCCAGGCGTCGTGGACGCCGGGGACCTACACGGTGGGCACGAGCACGGCGGCGACGGGTTTCCCGGCGTGCCAGTGGAAGGACGTGAACGGCACGATGAACGTGAGTTTCAACCTCACGGCGGCGCAGTTGAACGCGTGCACGGTGCGCATCGGCATCACGGCGTCCTACGGCGGGGCGAGGCCGCAGATCCGGATGAACACGTGGTCGTCGGCGATCCCGAGTCCATCGTCGCAGCCGGACTCACGCAGCCTCACGATCGGCACCTACCGCGGGAACAACACGCTCTATACCTACGCCGTGCCGGCGAGCGCGCTGGTGGCGGGGACGAACACGCTCACGATCTGGGCGGTGAGCGGATCGGGTGGCACGGGCTACCTTTCGCCCGGCTACGCGGTGGATTGCGTGGACGTTTATCCGACGAGTCCCGGTACGGTGCTCGATGTGCCCGCGATTCCCGGAAATGCGGTGGCGCTGGGCTTGTCCGGGCCGGGTGGCGTGTTTCTCCACTGGGGCGCGGTGGCGGGTGCGGCGATGTACGAGATTCGTCGTGCCTCGTCCGCGCAGGGGCCGTGGAGCGTGGTGGCGGGCGGGCTGACGTCGACCTCGTGGACGGACACCGACGTGGCGGCGGGCGGTGGATACCTGTATCGCATTTCGGCGGTGAACACGAGCGGGACGGGGATCGCGGCGGCGCTGGCGATTGATCCATCGGACCGCGGAACCCTGTTCGCGGCCAGCGTCGCGCGGGTGCCGCAGGGCTTCACGCTCACGTGGCCGTCCGCCACCGGAGTGACTTTCGAGATCCGCCGTGCCACCACCTTGGACGGGCCGTGGGCGGTGATCGGCAGCGTGACCGGCACGGGCTCCTTCACCGACACCGCTCCGCCCGCGGCGCGGGCTTTCTATCGCGTGGCCCTGGTGCCATAG
- a CDS encoding rhamnogalacturonan lyase B N-terminal domain-containing protein — MKPTGRLAVLSSLLVLSAAPLHAEFGVVTDAKAYTVDSGAGLVFRVNRSTGNLESIKLNGTELNGKKASGIASGLGPQGTTTAVWSDVNTVKITVATTAENQVAANFTQYYIVRRNENTIYMATHAVNEPRVGELRWITRLQGSLFPNTPEDSTTRGTTKGVESKDVFGTEDGITRSKYYGNQRAKDLSIRGVSGSGRAAFMVYGNRESSSGGPFYRDIQNQSGSDSEVYNYMNSGHAQTEERRLGVLFGPYALMFTTGATPPVPDMGFIANLGLTGYVPVSGRGKVVVRGIGGRDASMPYTVAFANATAQYWTDASRTDGSATCANMKPGSYTMTVYKNELAVYTAPVSVAAGQATTLPPITITTDPAANPALWRIGVWDGTPLEFRNGPNLTRMHPSDKRQAPWSGGVFTVGKSKVSDFPAVTWRGVNEPVTVSFTLTPAQVKDCTIRIGTTTSFSGGRPAITLNSTWSAPMQKPVGQPDSRSLTIGTYRTNYGFFSFRVPAKALVAGENKLEIKITSGNGGSGFLSPSFAIDCVDFY; from the coding sequence ATGAAACCAACCGGACGCCTCGCGGTCCTTTCCAGCCTGCTCGTCCTTTCCGCCGCTCCGCTCCACGCGGAGTTCGGAGTGGTCACCGATGCCAAGGCCTACACCGTGGACAGCGGGGCGGGCCTCGTTTTCCGAGTGAACCGCTCCACCGGCAACCTCGAGTCGATCAAGCTGAACGGCACGGAGTTGAACGGCAAGAAGGCCTCGGGCATCGCCTCCGGGCTGGGTCCCCAGGGGACGACGACCGCGGTTTGGTCGGACGTGAACACGGTGAAGATCACGGTGGCGACGACGGCCGAGAACCAGGTGGCCGCGAACTTCACGCAGTACTACATTGTCCGTAGGAACGAGAACACGATCTACATGGCCACCCATGCGGTGAACGAGCCGCGGGTGGGGGAGCTGCGCTGGATCACACGCCTGCAGGGATCGCTGTTTCCGAACACGCCGGAGGATTCCACCACCCGTGGGACCACCAAGGGGGTGGAGTCGAAGGATGTCTTCGGGACCGAGGACGGGATCACGCGCAGCAAGTACTACGGGAACCAGCGTGCGAAGGACCTGTCGATCCGCGGTGTGAGCGGTTCCGGGCGGGCCGCGTTCATGGTGTATGGGAACCGCGAGAGCTCCAGCGGCGGGCCGTTCTACCGGGACATCCAGAACCAGAGCGGGTCGGATTCCGAGGTCTACAACTACATGAACTCCGGCCATGCCCAGACGGAGGAACGGCGGCTCGGCGTGCTCTTCGGGCCGTATGCGCTGATGTTCACCACCGGGGCCACGCCGCCGGTCCCGGACATGGGATTCATCGCGAACCTCGGGCTCACCGGGTATGTGCCGGTTTCCGGTCGTGGCAAGGTGGTCGTGCGCGGGATCGGCGGTCGGGATGCAAGCATGCCCTACACGGTGGCCTTCGCGAATGCGACGGCGCAGTATTGGACGGATGCCTCGCGCACCGATGGCTCCGCCACCTGCGCGAACATGAAGCCGGGCAGCTACACGATGACGGTCTACAAGAACGAGCTGGCGGTTTACACCGCGCCGGTGAGCGTCGCCGCGGGCCAGGCCACCACGTTGCCGCCGATCACCATCACCACCGATCCGGCCGCGAATCCGGCGTTGTGGCGCATCGGGGTGTGGGATGGGACGCCGCTGGAGTTCCGGAACGGCCCGAACCTCACGCGCATGCATCCGTCGGACAAGCGGCAGGCGCCGTGGTCCGGGGGGGTGTTCACGGTTGGGAAAAGCAAGGTGTCCGATTTCCCGGCGGTGACGTGGCGTGGCGTGAACGAGCCGGTGACGGTTTCCTTCACGCTGACCCCGGCGCAGGTGAAGGACTGCACCATCCGGATCGGCACCACGACTTCGTTTTCCGGCGGCAGGCCGGCGATCACGCTGAACTCGACATGGAGCGCGCCGATGCAGAAGCCGGTGGGCCAGCCGGATTCGCGATCGCTGACGATCGGCACCTATCGCACGAACTACGGCTTCTTTAGTTTCCGGGTGCCGGCGAAGGCGCTGGTGGCGGGGGAGAACAAGCTGGAGATCAAGATCACGTCCGGGAATGGCGGCAGCGGTTTCCTGAGCCCGAGCTTCGCGATCGATTGCGTGGACTTCTATTGA
- a CDS encoding alpha/beta hydrolase — protein MRALLSSILLSLPAVLSGADSNPPPTFANVAYGTHPRQVMDVWKAESAKPAPVVFHIHGGGWVKGDKREVKEVSAYLTAGISVVSINYRYSTQAQETGVMPPVEWPVHDAAQALQFVRSKAGEWNLDKKRIAATGASAGACSSLWLAFHDDLADPSNSDPVARESTRLLCAAVEIAQTSLDPLLLKEWTPNSRYGGHAFGLMDPKDLKTRDTRFAEFLERRSEFLPWIREYSPMEHASAGDPPVYLFYPAAPSIGQDQRDPTHTANFGVKLKETLDGLHLACELVYPGAPEVKHPTVESYLIDTLTH, from the coding sequence ATGCGCGCGCTGTTGTCATCCATCCTGCTTTCCTTGCCAGCGGTTCTTTCCGGGGCTGATTCCAATCCACCGCCGACCTTCGCGAATGTCGCCTACGGGACGCATCCGCGGCAGGTGATGGACGTGTGGAAGGCGGAGTCGGCGAAGCCCGCGCCGGTGGTGTTCCACATTCACGGCGGCGGCTGGGTGAAGGGCGACAAGAGGGAGGTGAAGGAGGTTTCCGCCTACCTCACCGCGGGCATTTCGGTGGTCTCGATCAATTATCGGTACAGCACCCAGGCGCAGGAAACCGGAGTGATGCCACCGGTGGAGTGGCCGGTCCATGATGCGGCGCAGGCGCTCCAGTTCGTGCGCTCGAAGGCGGGGGAGTGGAATCTCGACAAGAAGCGCATCGCCGCGACCGGGGCCTCGGCGGGTGCGTGCTCCAGCCTGTGGCTGGCGTTCCATGATGATCTGGCGGACCCGTCCAACTCTGATCCGGTGGCGCGGGAGTCGACCCGGCTGCTGTGCGCGGCGGTGGAGATCGCGCAGACGTCGCTCGATCCGCTGCTGCTCAAGGAGTGGACGCCGAACAGCCGCTATGGCGGCCACGCGTTCGGGCTGATGGACCCGAAGGACCTCAAGACACGGGACACGCGCTTCGCCGAGTTCCTGGAGCGCCGTTCGGAGTTCCTGCCGTGGATCCGTGAATACTCGCCGATGGAGCACGCCAGCGCGGGCGATCCGCCGGTGTATTTGTTTTATCCCGCCGCGCCCTCGATCGGGCAGGACCAGAGGGATCCGACCCACACCGCGAACTTCGGGGTGAAGCTGAAGGAGACGCTCGATGGCCTGCACCTGGCCTGCGAGCTGGTCTATCCCGGTGCGCCGGAGGTGAAGCATCCCACCGTGGAGTCCTACCTCATCGATACTTTGACCCATTGA
- a CDS encoding sialate O-acetylesterase has product MKPSALFVSLLLAGPLLHAKEPVAPEKEAAAPERTIVQPPAKEKLRVYLLMGQSNMAGRDTRELDKQKTSPRVIAITPEGQWYVAKDPIHEKHGRTESGVGPGIPFAMEMIKADPAVTIGLVPCAVGGTPLKRWVKGGDLYQQALERAKPALQAGTLAGVLWLQGESDTDKQPWADRYEAELTKMLKDLRADLGAPELPIVVGQIGDFLQKEKYPYADTVRAAIKKIGTGTPNTGYADSAGLGDKGDHLHYSAEAQQQMGARFAKAMQSLKK; this is encoded by the coding sequence ATGAAACCATCCGCTCTTTTCGTTTCCCTCCTTCTCGCCGGTCCTCTGCTCCACGCGAAGGAACCCGTGGCTCCCGAGAAGGAAGCCGCCGCGCCGGAGCGCACGATCGTCCAGCCACCGGCGAAGGAGAAGCTCCGTGTCTACCTGCTGATGGGGCAATCGAACATGGCCGGTCGCGACACCCGTGAGCTGGACAAGCAGAAGACCAGCCCGCGGGTGATCGCGATCACGCCCGAGGGCCAGTGGTACGTGGCGAAGGATCCGATCCACGAGAAGCACGGCCGCACCGAGTCCGGAGTGGGCCCGGGCATTCCGTTCGCCATGGAAATGATCAAAGCCGATCCGGCGGTGACGATCGGGCTGGTACCCTGCGCGGTCGGCGGCACGCCGCTGAAGCGCTGGGTGAAGGGCGGCGACCTCTACCAGCAGGCGCTGGAGCGCGCGAAGCCCGCGCTGCAGGCCGGAACGCTCGCCGGGGTGCTGTGGCTCCAGGGTGAGAGCGACACCGACAAGCAGCCGTGGGCCGATCGTTATGAGGCCGAGCTGACGAAGATGCTCAAGGACCTCCGCGCCGACCTGGGCGCTCCGGAGCTTCCCATCGTGGTCGGGCAGATCGGCGATTTCCTCCAGAAGGAAAAGTATCCGTATGCCGATACGGTGCGCGCCGCGATCAAGAAGATCGGCACCGGCACGCCGAACACCGGCTATGCCGATTCCGCCGGTCTCGGCGACAAGGGCGACCATCTCCATTACTCCGCCGAGGCCCAGCAGCAGATGGGCGCCCGTTTCGCGAAAGCGATGCAGTCGTTGAAAAAATAA